A window from Taeniopygia guttata chromosome 10, bTaeGut7.mat, whole genome shotgun sequence encodes these proteins:
- the TPM1 gene encoding tropomyosin alpha-1 chain — protein MDAIKKKMQMLKLDKENALDRAEQAEADKKAAEERSKQLEDELVALQKKLKATEDELDKYSESLKDAQEKLELADKKATDAESEVASLNRRIQLVEEELDRAQERLATALQKLEEAEKAADESERGMKVIENRAQKDEEKMEIQEIQLKEAKHIAEEADRKYEEVARKLVIIESDLERAEERAELSESKCAELEEELKTVTNNLKSLEAQAEKYSQKEDKYEEEIKVLTDKLKEAETRAEFAERSVTKLEKSIDDLEDELYAQKLKYKAISEELDHALNDMTSI, from the exons ATGGATGCCATCAAGAAGAAGATGCAGATGCTGAAGCTGGACAAGGAGAACGCCTTGGACAGAGCCGAGCAAGCCGAAGCGGACAAGAAGGCAGCGGAGGAGAGAAGCAAGCAG CTGGAGGACGAGCTGGTGGCTCTACAAAAGAAGCTGAAGGCCACTGAGGATGAGCTGGACAAATACTCCGAGTCCCTTAAAGATGCACAGGAAAAGTTGGAACTGGCTGACAAAAAGGCCACAGAT GCTGAGAGTGAAGTAGCTTCTCTGAACAGACGCATCCAGCTGGTTGAGGAAGAGTTGGATCGGGCTCAGGAGCGCTTGGCCACTGCCCTGCAGAAGCTGGAGGAGGCTGAGAAGGCTGCAGATGAGAGTGAAAG AGGAATGAAGGTCATTGAAAATAGAGCCCAGAAGGATGAAGAGAAGATGGAAATCCAGGAGATCCAGCTTAAAGAGGCTAAGCACATTGCTGAAGAGGCTGACCGCAAGTATGAAGAG GTGGCTCGTAAGCTGGTGATCATTGAGAGTGACCTGGAGCGCGCTGAGGAGCGTGCTGAGCTATCAGAAAG CAAATGTGCTGAGCTTGAAGAGGAGTTGAAAACTGTGACCAACAACCTGAAGTCGCTGGAGGCTCAGGCTGAGAAG TACTCACAGAAAGAAGACAAGTATGAAGAGGAGATTAAAGTTCTGACTGACAAACTGAAGGAG GCTGAGACCCGTGCTGAGTTTGCTGAGAGGTCAGTAACCAAGCTGGAGAAGAGCATTGATGACCTAGAAG ATGAGCTCTATGCTCAGAAACTGAAGTACAAAGCCATCAGTGAGGAGCTGGACCACGCTCTCAATGATATGACTTCCAT ataa